Below is a genomic region from Jiangella gansuensis DSM 44835.
TCATGCAACCTTCGTGCGAGTCGCCCTGCTGCAACGTTATAGAGCTTGCCGACGTGATAGACGGGGTTCTTCCCGCTCGCACCTTCTAGATTCATCGGCCGCAGCGGCGTGATGAGCCCGTTGACGCGGTTACCGCGCCCCACTACGCCTTCATCGCCTGATTCGATCGAGCTGCCTGTATATGTCAAGTAGATCTCGTCCTTCTCGAGGACGTCCCGCGCGTTGAGCTGGAAGCTCACATCTGCTCCGGCCAACCTGAGCGCCGCCAACCGATAGCACTCAGCAAGCACGCTTTCGGCGTTCTGCACGTACTCGCTGCGGCTGGCCACATGGCGCGACTTCTGCGGAACGCACAGCACGACGTCAGCAGCTTCCCCATCCCAATAGCCCATGAGCTTCACGTCGGATCCGCACCATGCGTTCGCGCGCGCGAAGTCGCCGCCGGACAAGCTATCGACCAGCTCCCGGACAAATGATTCGAACAGGGATTCCGGGGCCCACCCTGTCCCAAGCGACGTGTCGTTCGACAAGCGGACTCTCCGCTCACGTAGATCCTCAAGCGACCGCGGACTGAACCAGCGACTACGTTCGGGAACCGCGTCGCCGGTCAGCACGGCGCCGGGACTCGGATTACTGGTGATGTTGTGCACGATGTCGAGGTGATCCGAAACCTCTGGGAGCCGCTCGGAGAAGAAGTCGCGCACCTCGGAATCCACGATCTCGGCGACCGGAATGCGCCGTTCGCCACACTTGGCGGCCGCTCGACCGTTGACTAGGACCCGCACCGGCGAGGTCATGCATCCACCCGCGTAACGGACCTCGCTGGCGCCTCCGAGCAACGCGAGCTTGTCGAAGTTGTGATGGAGCACGGCACCGAACCGCTCCATCGTGTACCGGCTGTATGCACGAGACAGCCTCTCCGCCAAGTGATCG
It encodes:
- a CDS encoding methionine adenosyltransferase, with translation MPKTTTIAGESHLFIETGMQKPAATTIVERKGLGHPDTLADHLAERLSRAYSRYTMERFGAVLHHNFDKLALLGGASEVRYAGGCMTSPVRVLVNGRAAAKCGERRIPVAEIVDSEVRDFFSERLPEVSDHLDIVHNITSNPSPGAVLTGDAVPERSRWFSPRSLEDLRERRVRLSNDTSLGTGWAPESLFESFVRELVDSLSGGDFARANAWCGSDVKLMGYWDGEAADVVLCVPQKSRHVASRSEYVQNAESVLAECYRLAALRLAGADVSFQLNARDVLEKDEIYLTYTGSSIESGDEGVVGRGNRVNGLITPLRPMNLEGASGKNPVYHVGKLYNVAAGRLARRLHELTDGHAEVHLVSRTGQRLDRPWRILIRLSATEIEAEKVEALVAETLGEFPALTEEIVFDGLCLS